From the Vulpes lagopus strain Blue_001 chromosome 22, ASM1834538v1, whole genome shotgun sequence genome, one window contains:
- the LOC121480796 gene encoding uncharacterized protein C14orf119 homolog, with protein MPLESSSSSMPLSFPPLPSVPDSNTNSSPPPMPYITSQEMKCILHWFASWSGPQRERFLQDLVAKAVPGKLQPLLEGLEQLSVSRANRPPCIFECQLRLWDQWFRGWAEQERNEFVRQLEVSEPDFVAKFYQAGAATAGKD; from the coding sequence ATGCCGCTGGAATCATCTTCCTCTTCAATGCCACTATCCTTCCCTCCTTTACCCTCAGTACCAGATAGTAATACTaactcttccccacccccaatgccTTACATCACTTCCCAGGAGATGAAGTGTATTCTTCACTGGTTTGCCAGTTGGTCAGGTCCCCAGCGTGAACGTTTCCTACAGGACCTGGTAGCTAAGGCAGTGCCAGGAAAATTACAGCCACTGCTGGAAGGGCTGGAGCAGCTTAGTGTGTCTAGAGCAAACCGACCACCTTGTATCTTTGAGTGCCAGCTACGTCTTTGGGATCAGTGGTTTCGAGGTTGGGCTGAGCAGGAGCGCAATGAATTTGTCAGGCAGCTGGAGGTCAGTGAGCCAGACTTCGTGGCAAAGTTTTACCAAGCAGGGGCTGCTACAGCTGGTAAAGACTGA